In one Oncorhynchus masou masou isolate Uvic2021 chromosome 23, UVic_Omas_1.1, whole genome shotgun sequence genomic region, the following are encoded:
- the LOC135510487 gene encoding embryonal Fyn-associated substrate-like: MSLSTVLAKALFDNAAESPEELAFRKGDILMVLEQEQGGGPGWWLCSLHGRQGIAPANRLRLLHTTPGSDPRPPSRAPSEDSVYLSPGPLALTAVSTEDIDGVYRTPPSLGEALYQSPGAVPVASRPGVLRQAEVGGRPRSRSSSGTRPLPDWDGGVTGRPRSPSLRGRDVDSAGTLYQTPSTPTLLGPQHHRSPGGLTGASGPENVYLAPSGMPRAVGLAPEGPEDNTYLVPRETVAAAGHSDSCYLVPRGTVLPSEEFYQTPTGGAAGVAVATQVTPIATRILETQSLTPSQVNGDRGAPLKPLTPHSKLAQGTPGMMYQTPTHVGAGILRNPPVPALGSPKPQLKGVIPGTPRGQSGVPSTPPIARGKLAPATPVRGSPLLARPGQGQGRVPRSPNFARKPPPPAPPVRGVTRKDLPQPGTPVSTSKPAISTPQSTPVLLQQESKDGRMTSDEKKKNGQNKKGEGREYADPDDENLDEQVYDTPPSSRWHRQAPAALCDDENIYNTPRSLPPHTDLESEVYNVPTIILSTSSDPQQQTYNVQASVTTAESEEDVYSVPSLPGLPLAPGDMSTIISLEETEHGQVYSVPGQGKRAPLGEGSDLGSTSEPDCGIYNMPALTLDVLPSSAMSTSSSTHRLSVSSNGSGDIQWRTSLSSLVQSVLSTASGAPASSRDLATSLAEILSVWKLSQPSEVPPSLQLAWARLSDLLPALSSCGHAPPSDTLLSMVQRALEDSTILLQTQGRPRLPSQDSLSRRPLPALPVADIKPVGSGMGPRKSSWIQERPLPPTPQPAFPLPLAQPSMTMSITVGQSDGEEEMGNEYAGIGLTPAPTPLPVGDSVGYVKLQGKPEPPSDVQTENVSNQTAHTTEPRLSPSPPLPISLSLEDSELLSFYSSQSLSHLSCLADSIDVLFNSVQGNQPPRVFVSRGKSLIVTAHKLVFIGDTLSRLLTSPDLRAKVTTSGGRLCQALKAVVVATKGAAQNYPSVSATQEMVDRVAELSQHAAGFSSLLKRLAEIS; encoded by the exons ACGGTGCTGGCGAAGGCCCTGTTTGACAATGCAGCAGAGAGCCCTGAGGAGCTGGCCTTCCGGAAGGGGGACATCCTGATGGTTCTAGAACAGGAGCAGGGAGGGGGTCCTGGCTGGTGGCTCTGCTCCCTCCATGGGCGCCAGGGCATCGCCCCCGCCAACCGCCTCCGCCTCCTCCACACCACCCCGGGGTCTGACCCCCGACCCCCTAGCCGCGCCCCCAGTGAAGACTCCGTGTACCTCTCCCCTGGCCCCCTGGCCCTCACAGCAGTCTCCACGGAGGACATAGACGGCGTCTACCGCACCCCACCTAGCCTGGGGGAGGCCCTGTACCAGAGCCCAGGGGCGGTGCCTGTTGCCTCTAGACCAGGGGTCCTCCGACAGGCCGAGGTAGGGGGTCGCCCACGCTCCCGCTCCAGCTCTGGCACACGCCCCCTACCCGATTGGGACGGGGGGGTGACGGGGCGCCCGCGCTCTCCTTCCCTCCGAGGCAGAGATGTAGACTCAGCTGGGACTCTTTACCagaccccctccacccccacactTCTTGGGCCCCAGCACCACAGATCACCAGGGGGTCTGACTGGAGCCTCTGGCCCAGAGAATGTCTATCTGGCCCCCAGTGGGATGCCCCGGGCAGTGGGTCTAGCTCCAGAAGGGCCAGAGGACAACACCTACCTTGTCCCCAGGGAGACTGTAGCGGCTGCAGGCCACTCTGACAGCTGTTACCTGGTCCCCAGAGGTACTGTACTGCCCAGCGAGGAGTTCTACCAGACCCCCACAGGAGGGGCAGCAGGGGTGGCCGTGGCGACCCAGGTTACCCCCATCGCTACCAGGATCCTGGAGACTCAGAGCCTCACCCCTTCACAGGTCAACGGGGACAGGGGGGCCCCCCTCAAGCCCCTCACCCCTCATTCCAAACTGGCACAGGGCACCCCTGGGATGATGTACCAGACCCCCACCCATGTGGGAGCAGGGATTCTCAGGAATCCACCCGTCCCTGCACTGGGATCCCCCAAACCTCAGCTGAAAGGCGTGATCCCAGGAACCCCCAGAGGTCAGAGTGGTgtgccctccacccctcccatcgCCAGGGGGAAGCTAGCTCCGGCTACCCCCGTCAGGGGGTCCCCCTTGCTGGCCAGACCAGGACAGGGACAAGGCAGAGTGCCCAGGTCACCAAACTTTGCCCGTAAGCCACCTCCTCCAGCCCCTCCAGTGAGGGGTGTCACCAGAAAAGACTTGCCCCAGCCTGGAACCCCTGTGTCCACCTCTAAGCCTGCCATCTCCACCCCCCAGTCGACTCCTGTACTCTTGCAGCAGGAGAGCAAGGATGGGAGGATGACATCGgatgagaagaagaagaatgggcagaataagaaaggagagggcagagagtatGCAGATCCTGATGACGAGAACCTCGACGAACAG GTGTATGATACTCCTCCCAGCAGTAGGTGGCATCGGCAAGCCCCAGCAGCGCTGTGTGACGACGAGAACATCTACAACACCCCCCgctccctccccccacacactgacCTAGAGTCAGAG gTGTACAATGTTCCCACTATAATACTCAGCACGTCATCAGACCCCCAACAGCAGACCTACAACGTCCAAGCGTCTGTTACAACTGCTGAATCAGAGGAGGACGTTTACAGCGTTCCCTCCCTTCCTGGCCTACCTCTGGCCCCGGGGGACATGTCCACCATCATCTCCCTGGAGGAGACGGAGCACGGCCAGGTCTACTCTGTCCCCGGCCAAGGGAAGAGAGCGCCGCTGGGTGAGGGCAGCGACTTGGGCTCCACCTCCGAGCCGGACTGTGGCATCTACAACATGCCTGCTCTCACCCTTGACGTCTTGCCCTCTTCGGCGATGTCAACGTCGTCTTCCACACATAGGTTATCTGTATCCAGTAATGGGTCTGGTGACATCCAATGGAGAACCTCGCTTTCCAGTCTTGTCCAATCGGTGCTGAGCACTGCCTCGGGTGCACCCGCCTCCTCAAGGGACCTGGCTACCTCATTGGCTGAGATCCTGTCCGTTTGGAAGTTGAGTCAACCCAGCgaggtccctccctctctccaactgGCTTGGGCCCGCCTCTCAGATCTACTTCCTGCTTTGTCTTCCTGTGGCCATGCCCCTCCGTCAGACACCCTGCTCTCTATGGTCCAACGGGCGCTGGAGGATTCCACCATCCTGTTACAGACGCAGGGGCGGCCCCGCCTCCCTTCCCAGGACTCCCTGTCCCGGAGACCCCTACCAGCCCTTCCCGTAGCGGACATCAAACCCGTAGGGAGTGGTATGGGACCACGCAAGAGTAGCTGGATCCAGGAAAGGCCCTTACCCCCGACCCCGCAGCCAGCGTTCCCCCTGCCCCTCGCACAACCCTCCATGACCATGTCCATCACAGTAGGgcagagcgatggagaggaagagatggggaacGAGTACGCTGGGATAGGTCTGACTCCCGCCCCGACACCACTTCCTGTTGGAGACAGTGTGGGATACGTGAAGCTGCAG GGAAAGCCAGAGCCTCCCTCAGATGTCCAGACGGAGAATGTGTCAAACCAGACTGCCCACACCACAGAGCCTAGG ttgagcccctcccctcctctacccatctctctctctctggaggactCTGAGCTGCTGTCCTTCTACTCGTCTCAGAGCCTGTCCCACCTCTCCTGTCTGGCCGACTCCATCGACGTGCTCTTCAACAGTGTGCAGGGGAACCAGCCTCCCCGCGTCTTCGTTTCCCGGGGGAAGAGTCTGATCGTGACGGCGCACAAGCTGGTGTTCATCGGGGACACGCTCTCCCGCCTCCTGACCTCTCCTGACCTCCGAGCAAAG GTCACAACCTCAGGGGGGCGTCTGTGTCAGGCCCTGAAGGCTGTCGTCGTGGCTACAAAGGGGGCAGCACAAAACTATCCATCGGTCTCTGCCACCCAGGAAATGGTGGACCGCGTGGCAGAGCTGTCCCAGCATGCCGCAGGATTCTCCAGCCTGCTAAAGCGCCTCGCAGAGATATCTTGA